The following proteins are encoded in a genomic region of Sporichthya brevicatena:
- a CDS encoding acyl-CoA dehydrogenase family protein translates to MTDASSWPRGTSLDTLRAELREWIRLNAPEGLAAVIDWNARVDLPGSVGSRVSEETYAQAQRSPEFLAWERCCLQARLVCPAWPVEFGGRGWEAPEMTVLDEEFFRAGVPRIDRVQGESMVGPSLILHGTEDQKARLLPSIRSGEHRYCQGFSEPGAGSDLASARTRGVVDGDDLVITGQKVWTSRFATANMIFVLCRTDPDAQKHRGLTYVILPFTPGENGIDVRPIRQITGGHEFAEVFFDETRAPLDNVIGGLGNGWKVVQSVLRFERAAAGRATTMLLQARERELSELAALATSSGRHLDPVVRQEMAWAHSQVAILRASWHRTVAEVAAGREPGPQLSIWKLQWSELHLRLAALGMELAGVNGVVRPEGDGYHLSRWQDAFLVAQSGTIYAGTSDVQRNILGESVLGLPREPKPEQSKENVRA, encoded by the coding sequence ATGACCGACGCTTCGTCCTGGCCCCGCGGCACGTCCCTCGACACCCTTCGTGCTGAGCTACGGGAGTGGATCAGGCTGAACGCCCCGGAAGGGCTGGCCGCCGTCATCGACTGGAACGCGCGGGTCGACCTACCGGGCTCGGTGGGGAGCCGAGTGTCGGAAGAGACGTACGCGCAGGCGCAGCGCAGTCCCGAGTTTCTCGCCTGGGAGCGGTGCTGCCTCCAGGCGCGTCTGGTCTGTCCTGCGTGGCCGGTCGAGTTCGGCGGTCGTGGGTGGGAAGCGCCCGAAATGACGGTGCTCGACGAAGAATTCTTCCGTGCCGGAGTTCCGCGCATCGACCGTGTCCAGGGTGAGTCCATGGTCGGCCCGTCGCTGATCCTGCACGGCACCGAGGATCAGAAGGCGCGCCTCCTGCCCAGCATTCGTTCCGGTGAGCACCGCTACTGCCAGGGGTTCTCGGAACCGGGTGCAGGTTCAGACCTCGCCTCTGCCCGGACACGCGGCGTCGTCGACGGCGACGACCTGGTGATCACGGGCCAGAAGGTGTGGACGAGTCGGTTCGCGACCGCGAACATGATTTTCGTCCTCTGTCGGACGGACCCCGACGCTCAGAAGCACCGCGGTCTGACCTATGTCATCCTGCCGTTCACGCCCGGCGAGAACGGCATCGACGTCCGCCCCATTCGGCAGATCACCGGCGGGCACGAGTTCGCAGAGGTCTTCTTCGACGAGACGCGAGCACCGCTCGACAACGTCATCGGCGGACTCGGCAACGGGTGGAAGGTCGTCCAATCGGTCCTGCGCTTCGAACGCGCCGCGGCCGGCCGCGCCACCACGATGCTGCTCCAGGCCCGCGAACGGGAACTCTCCGAGTTGGCGGCCCTGGCGACCTCCTCCGGTCGCCATCTCGATCCGGTCGTACGTCAGGAGATGGCCTGGGCGCACAGCCAGGTCGCGATCCTGCGCGCATCGTGGCACCGGACCGTGGCGGAGGTCGCCGCGGGACGCGAGCCCGGCCCGCAACTCTCGATCTGGAAGCTCCAGTGGAGCGAACTCCACCTGCGCCTGGCGGCGTTGGGGATGGAGTTGGCGGGGGTGAACGGGGTCGTCCGTCCCGAGGGAGACGGCTACCACCTGTCCCGCTGGCAGGACGCGTTCCTCGTCGCGCAGTCGGGAACGATCTACGCGGGAACGAGCGACGTCCAGCGAAACATCCTGGGGGAGAGCGTCCTCGGCCTTCCGCGAGAACCCAAGCCCGAGCAGTCCAAGGAGAACGTACGCGCATGA
- a CDS encoding FAS1-like dehydratase domain-containing protein yields MSFQFPVEAGAIMMFARALGDDDPRWYDESSPAAKAHGGIQAPPTFVNSAAHFDPDWPYRPRPGRPWFGSGAGPGAPSPTVAGGGTSMQAEQHYEYFTPVRPGDVLTVERSPGRTWEKESKRSGTLRFEEEITRYTNQRGELAVVATRVRVITGGGEPA; encoded by the coding sequence ATGAGTTTCCAGTTCCCCGTGGAAGCCGGAGCGATCATGATGTTCGCTCGTGCTCTGGGTGACGACGACCCGCGTTGGTACGACGAATCCTCCCCGGCCGCCAAAGCGCACGGCGGAATCCAGGCGCCTCCGACCTTCGTCAACAGCGCGGCGCATTTCGATCCCGACTGGCCCTACCGCCCACGCCCGGGCCGTCCGTGGTTCGGCTCCGGCGCCGGCCCGGGAGCGCCGTCGCCCACGGTGGCGGGCGGGGGCACCAGCATGCAGGCGGAGCAGCACTATGAGTACTTCACGCCTGTCCGTCCGGGCGATGTGCTGACGGTTGAGCGGTCTCCTGGGCGCACGTGGGAGAAGGAGAGCAAGCGCTCCGGGACGTTGCGCTTCGAGGAAGAGATCACGCGGTACACGAATCAGCGCGGCGAACTCGCCGTGGTCGCCACGCGGGTCCGAGTGATCACCGGCGGAGGTGAGCCGGCATGA
- a CDS encoding MaoC/PaaZ C-terminal domain-containing protein: protein MRVHDLAVGDSRTQVLVEDLSRTQIVMYAGASGDFNPMHSDEVFAVQTAGLQTVMAHGQFTMGASARVITGWLETADLTAFGMRFRRQVWPGATLTATATVTSVEHDGDGGARAELSIVTVDQTGSEVVTGYARVREGS from the coding sequence ATGAGAGTGCATGACCTGGCGGTCGGCGATTCGCGCACCCAGGTGTTGGTCGAAGACCTGAGTCGAACACAGATCGTCATGTACGCGGGTGCATCCGGCGACTTCAACCCGATGCACTCCGACGAGGTCTTCGCCGTCCAGACGGCGGGACTTCAGACGGTGATGGCACATGGCCAGTTCACGATGGGGGCGTCGGCTCGGGTCATCACCGGTTGGTTGGAGACTGCGGACCTGACCGCCTTCGGCATGCGTTTCCGTCGGCAGGTCTGGCCCGGTGCCACGCTGACCGCGACAGCGACGGTGACGTCCGTGGAGCACGACGGCGACGGTGGAGCGCGTGCCGAGTTGAGCATCGTGACGGTGGACCAGACAGGTTCCGAGGTGGTGACCGGCTATGCCCGAGTCCGAGAAGGCAGCTGA
- a CDS encoding SDR family NAD(P)-dependent oxidoreductase: MPESEKAAERQDSSSSRRHAFVAGGSGGIGAAICVALADEGFDVTLTYRANAESAAMTARAVRQRGVNAAITQVDLTDAAAVRQTVEAQDRLDSVVYAAGPSIPMRYVGDIDPETFADQLGRDAAAAFNLLQPALPKLRTSRGTVVCLVTTVLRRWAARDLLSAAPKGAVEQVARAIAAEEGKRGVRANCVGVGVIEAGIWDDLVASGEYNDHAVDAARRAIAMRRFGTAEEVAAVVAFLAGPRSSYVTGQTLAVDGGFSI; encoded by the coding sequence ATGCCCGAGTCCGAGAAGGCAGCTGAACGGCAGGACTCGTCGAGTTCGCGCCGGCATGCATTCGTCGCCGGTGGGAGCGGCGGGATCGGAGCAGCCATCTGCGTGGCGCTCGCCGACGAGGGCTTCGACGTCACCTTGACATACCGCGCCAACGCTGAGTCGGCTGCCATGACGGCGAGGGCGGTTCGCCAGCGTGGAGTCAACGCGGCGATCACCCAGGTGGATCTGACCGACGCCGCCGCGGTTCGACAAACGGTCGAGGCACAGGACCGCCTCGACTCCGTCGTCTACGCGGCAGGCCCGTCGATCCCGATGCGGTACGTCGGAGACATCGACCCGGAGACGTTCGCGGACCAGCTGGGCCGGGACGCTGCCGCCGCGTTCAATCTTCTGCAGCCCGCCCTTCCGAAGCTCCGAACGAGCCGAGGCACGGTCGTGTGCCTGGTGACCACCGTCCTGCGGCGTTGGGCAGCCCGCGACCTGCTATCCGCCGCCCCCAAGGGAGCCGTCGAGCAGGTCGCTCGCGCGATCGCTGCGGAGGAAGGCAAGCGAGGTGTGCGGGCCAACTGTGTCGGAGTTGGTGTGATCGAGGCCGGTATCTGGGACGACCTCGTCGCTTCGGGGGAGTACAACGATCACGCCGTGGACGCCGCGCGTCGCGCCATCGCCATGCGGCGTTTCGGGACGGCGGAGGAGGTCGCGGCTGTGGTGGCTTTCCTCGCGGGTCCGCGGTCGTCGTACGTCACGGGTCAGACCCTCGCCGTCGACGGGGGCTTCTCGATCTGA
- a CDS encoding cytochrome C oxidase subunit IV family protein: MDVRTGSSPLEEDRRTLAAWAILVGATLSSYAIGAEQAIDSTRVVAALVIGIGVAKVWLVAWRFMEIDRAPHWLRITIGTYCLGLFTLLMAVYLLA, encoded by the coding sequence ATGGATGTGCGCACCGGGTCCAGCCCGCTCGAGGAGGACCGACGGACCCTCGCCGCCTGGGCGATCCTGGTCGGGGCGACCCTGTCCTCCTACGCAATCGGTGCTGAGCAGGCGATCGACAGCACCCGCGTAGTTGCCGCCCTCGTGATCGGCATCGGCGTGGCCAAGGTCTGGCTGGTCGCGTGGCGCTTCATGGAGATCGACCGTGCTCCGCACTGGCTGCGCATCACGATCGGGACGTACTGCCTGGGCCTGTTCACCCTGCTGATGGCGGTCTACCTGCTCGCGTGA
- a CDS encoding cytochrome c oxidase subunit 3 has protein sequence MQSSISPSDLTTAEERRVVPGETGLWVLILGELAAFGLFFTLVVWFRGENTELFAAGQAELHQDYAVLNAFVLLTSSLLVARGLRLARLDDARSWRLFGGAIVCGALFTAVKALEYTGLVREGHTAGSNEFFVYYYFLTGLHLGHVLIGMAALGVAVALCRPSNGSPTAARHEAAIAGIAVFWHLVDLLWIMLFALLYLMA, from the coding sequence TTGCAGTCGTCGATCTCGCCGTCCGATCTGACCACCGCCGAGGAGCGTCGAGTAGTTCCCGGCGAGACCGGACTCTGGGTACTCATCCTGGGAGAACTCGCTGCCTTCGGACTGTTCTTCACGCTGGTCGTCTGGTTCCGCGGCGAGAACACCGAGTTGTTCGCGGCCGGCCAGGCCGAATTGCATCAGGATTACGCCGTCCTCAATGCATTCGTCCTTCTGACCAGTTCGTTGCTGGTCGCGCGAGGTCTGCGCCTGGCTCGACTTGACGACGCGCGGTCCTGGCGGCTCTTCGGAGGGGCGATCGTTTGCGGAGCGCTCTTCACAGCCGTGAAAGCGCTGGAGTACACCGGACTCGTACGCGAGGGTCATACCGCCGGAAGCAACGAGTTCTTCGTGTACTACTACTTCCTGACGGGACTTCACCTTGGGCATGTGCTGATCGGCATGGCTGCCTTGGGCGTCGCCGTGGCGCTGTGCCGCCCATCGAACGGCAGTCCGACCGCGGCGCGACACGAAGCCGCGATCGCCGGAATTGCGGTCTTCTGGCACCTGGTCGACCTGCTGTGGATCATGCTGTTCGCTCTGCTCTACCTCATGGCCTGA
- a CDS encoding acyl-CoA dehydrogenase family protein — protein MIEIVSPERAELVQLVRTFLDARSPLSEVRRWSERGTYDPAVWEQMSKELELPALAIPEEYGGMGFGPVELGLVMEELGRGLYNGPYLASAGLAASALLQSADSSSCTRYLPRIATGELRGCLAFAEPGSSWNGADPCTRAVDGNDGPVLHGTKTFVVGGLESDVIITSAADPTTGGTTLFAVESTSPGVTRTAMPTLDLTRPLTQIDFEAAPASRIGRPGEGADTLSRVLSVGAILLAAEQLGGSARCLEMAVEYAKIREQFGRPIGSFQAVKHRCVDMLVDVEASRSAVLLALTALANDSDFTAEAALARAQCSEAFSRVAAANVAVHGGIGFTWEHDAHLFLKRAKSSEQLLGSPSVHREVLASTFL, from the coding sequence GTGATCGAGATCGTCTCGCCCGAACGAGCCGAGTTGGTCCAGCTCGTCCGCACCTTTCTCGATGCGCGAAGTCCACTCTCGGAGGTCCGTCGCTGGTCTGAACGGGGCACCTACGACCCTGCGGTCTGGGAGCAAATGAGCAAGGAGCTCGAACTGCCGGCATTGGCGATCCCGGAGGAGTACGGCGGGATGGGCTTCGGGCCGGTTGAGCTCGGCCTCGTGATGGAAGAGCTTGGACGAGGTCTGTACAACGGTCCCTACCTCGCCTCCGCCGGACTCGCCGCGTCAGCTCTGCTGCAGTCGGCCGACAGCAGCAGTTGCACCCGTTATCTGCCTCGTATTGCCACGGGCGAACTGCGCGGATGCCTTGCCTTCGCCGAACCCGGCAGCTCCTGGAACGGCGCCGACCCCTGCACCCGCGCTGTCGACGGCAACGACGGACCCGTGCTCCACGGCACCAAGACATTCGTCGTCGGCGGCCTCGAGAGCGACGTCATCATCACGAGTGCCGCCGACCCGACGACCGGCGGCACGACGCTGTTCGCGGTCGAGAGCACCTCCCCGGGCGTCACCCGGACCGCAATGCCGACGCTGGACCTCACGCGCCCACTGACGCAGATCGACTTCGAGGCAGCGCCCGCGAGCAGGATCGGCCGCCCCGGCGAAGGCGCGGACACGCTCTCCCGCGTTCTCTCCGTCGGAGCGATCCTGCTCGCCGCCGAACAACTGGGGGGCTCCGCGAGATGTCTGGAGATGGCGGTGGAGTACGCGAAGATCCGCGAGCAGTTCGGACGGCCGATCGGCTCGTTCCAGGCCGTCAAGCATCGCTGCGTCGACATGCTCGTCGATGTCGAGGCTTCGCGCTCCGCGGTGCTTCTCGCCCTGACTGCGCTGGCGAACGACAGCGACTTCACTGCAGAGGCCGCGCTGGCCAGGGCGCAGTGCTCAGAAGCCTTCTCGCGGGTGGCCGCGGCCAACGTCGCTGTCCACGGCGGCATCGGCTTCACCTGGGAGCACGACGCCCACCTGTTCCTGAAGCGCGCCAAGAGCTCCGAGCAACTGCTCGGGAGTCCGTCGGTCCATCGGGAAGTTCTGGCGTCCACGTTCCTCTGA
- a CDS encoding nuclear transport factor 2 family protein, whose product MAEDAGGSAADVVRRFTAAMQTGDIGTCCALLTEDSVFSEAPSLPFGGDWHGSGGFRSFLSAVATHYRVRLTDLRIDPAGGRVLVRVSGTISSRATGRSLPLDAIDVYEVRKGRIARVDVYYKDSAAVAALCEPVAGEEFADTGKVLR is encoded by the coding sequence GTGGCCGAGGATGCTGGCGGAAGCGCCGCCGATGTGGTTCGCAGGTTCACCGCTGCGATGCAAACAGGGGACATCGGCACGTGTTGCGCTCTGCTGACCGAGGACTCGGTCTTCTCGGAGGCTCCGAGCTTGCCGTTCGGGGGTGATTGGCACGGGAGCGGCGGGTTCCGGTCGTTCTTGTCGGCGGTGGCCACGCACTACCGCGTGCGTCTGACGGACCTCCGCATCGATCCGGCGGGCGGTCGCGTCCTTGTTCGCGTCAGCGGCACGATCTCGTCGCGCGCGACGGGCCGTTCGCTCCCGCTCGATGCCATCGACGTGTACGAGGTTCGAAAGGGGCGGATCGCGCGAGTGGACGTCTATTACAAGGACAGCGCTGCGGTGGCCGCGCTGTGTGAGCCGGTGGCCGGCGAGGAGTTCGCTGACACCGGAAAGGTGCTTCGATGA
- a CDS encoding cytochrome P450 has translation MTKSCPAREVLGHEYDHYDPTFALDPHPTYAALREQCPVAHVDNYGGFYVLSTFDDIETVLMDAKAFSSWPADTPPTPGHNRALIPLEVDAPDHRRYRMIIDPVFRPKAIEHIADSVRQFAVELVDNMLAKREFDFMSEFAVPFPSSVFLRLVGLDSTPQTRDQLCEWAGTILHTTTHGAQAGDAQAQIAARIDAGKQLHNFLKALLAERLEKPGDDLISLLLAAELPGQRKLDHKEILNFAYVLVLAGLDTVSTAIGFSFLHLARRPDLQDRLAADPSLIPNAIEELLRYEAIVHMTRTVMEPKELHGVQLEPGDRVTVPLAAAHRDPAVFENPDEIVLDREIPRSMIFGAGSHRCVGSHLARMELNIAFEEILRRIPRFSLPPDAELHAYGGQTRSLENLPFRTWREES, from the coding sequence ATGACCAAGTCCTGTCCGGCCCGCGAGGTTCTGGGGCATGAGTACGACCACTACGACCCGACGTTCGCGCTCGATCCGCATCCGACCTACGCGGCACTTCGCGAGCAGTGTCCGGTCGCGCACGTGGACAACTACGGCGGGTTCTACGTTCTCTCGACCTTCGACGACATCGAGACGGTACTCATGGACGCGAAGGCGTTCTCGTCCTGGCCCGCTGACACTCCACCGACGCCTGGCCACAACCGCGCGTTGATCCCCTTGGAGGTCGATGCGCCGGATCACCGTCGGTACCGCATGATCATCGACCCGGTCTTCCGGCCCAAGGCCATCGAGCACATCGCAGACTCGGTTCGGCAATTCGCGGTCGAACTCGTCGACAACATGCTGGCCAAGCGTGAGTTCGACTTCATGAGCGAGTTCGCGGTGCCGTTTCCGAGCTCGGTCTTTCTCCGCCTGGTGGGTCTCGATTCGACCCCTCAGACTCGCGATCAACTGTGCGAGTGGGCGGGCACGATCCTTCACACCACGACTCACGGTGCACAGGCCGGCGACGCCCAGGCTCAGATCGCCGCTCGGATCGACGCCGGCAAGCAGTTGCACAATTTCTTGAAGGCCTTGCTGGCCGAGCGCCTGGAGAAGCCAGGCGACGACCTGATCTCCTTGTTGTTGGCCGCAGAGCTCCCGGGGCAGCGCAAGCTGGACCACAAGGAAATCCTGAACTTCGCCTACGTCCTGGTCCTGGCGGGGCTCGACACGGTCAGCACGGCGATCGGCTTCAGCTTCCTGCACCTGGCCCGGCGCCCGGACCTCCAGGACCGTCTGGCCGCTGACCCGTCACTGATCCCGAATGCGATCGAAGAGCTCCTTCGGTACGAGGCGATCGTGCACATGACGCGTACGGTCATGGAGCCGAAGGAGTTGCATGGCGTTCAGTTGGAGCCTGGCGATCGCGTGACGGTCCCGTTGGCTGCGGCTCACCGCGACCCGGCGGTGTTCGAGAATCCGGATGAGATCGTTCTGGACCGCGAGATTCCTCGGTCGATGATCTTCGGCGCCGGCAGTCACCGCTGCGTGGGTTCGCATCTCGCCCGGATGGAGTTGAACATCGCCTTCGAGGAGATCCTGCGCCGGATTCCGAGGTTCTCGCTCCCGCCGGACGCCGAGTTGCATGCGTACGGAGGCCAGACCCGAAGCCTCGAGAACCTGCCCTTCCGAACCTGGCGTGAGGAATCATGA
- a CDS encoding acetate--CoA ligase family protein — protein MIRPLRPEVARKFLEPQSVAIVGVSTSSSQAYKAGGRAVLDHLGVYGYGGNVYVVHPTATEVDGRPVFPALANLPEVPDVVVLAVPAKSALGVLEQCAQIGVRQVLVLTAGFGDMGAEGLALERNLLEFAGQHEIAIVGPNSTGLVNVRTGLAMSMTSVLTEGEPIAAGGLAMIAQSGAIGSTVVERARLAGVGISHIVSTGNQRDMDIPDFVSFFARNADVETVALYVESIRDGARFAAAVEELTAAGKRLVAYLGGRTDAGEQAAASHTGKIVGRGALELALLRALGVTVVDDPDDLWVLGTAEVPTGSFPRRWGMVAYSGGMAVLATEQLAAAGVTFPKLSDQTLSRVQERSPQFVAAHNPLDVGPGSMPHDFRAYLSAVAADPAVEAICVPLPMGARGWNQQSVDDVLTVRKESGKPFVVLWYGGLALRPYVEQLRSQGVLVAEKPSDLGRLVSAMLGPERELSSSRTPSFGPSEPVDAALGGADALLSLERAGLDVVPMRVCVDAEGAIKAAAEIGYPVVLKSGAAEVAHRLELGLVRVGLANEAVLTEAYSEMVARATAAGLPGEGPWLVQQMAAGRVELVLTVRDAGELGVFGSVGLGGAAVEILRDVESVPLPCDLSTLDRALRRLRTAELMFGYRGSAPVSTEWVHRALHRLADVLRRDALAEIEVNPALVGPDGGVIVDALSVARRP, from the coding sequence ATGATTCGCCCACTGCGGCCTGAGGTCGCTCGTAAGTTCCTGGAACCGCAGTCCGTCGCGATCGTCGGCGTCTCCACGTCCAGTTCGCAGGCGTACAAGGCCGGTGGCCGCGCGGTGCTCGATCATCTCGGGGTCTACGGTTACGGCGGCAACGTGTACGTCGTTCACCCGACGGCGACGGAGGTGGACGGTCGTCCGGTCTTCCCGGCGTTGGCGAACCTCCCCGAGGTCCCTGATGTCGTGGTCCTCGCGGTTCCGGCCAAGAGCGCCCTGGGCGTGCTGGAGCAGTGTGCGCAGATCGGCGTGCGCCAGGTTCTCGTCCTGACGGCGGGATTCGGTGACATGGGAGCCGAAGGTCTTGCGCTGGAGCGGAATCTCCTCGAGTTCGCCGGTCAACACGAGATTGCGATCGTGGGTCCGAACAGCACGGGTCTGGTAAACGTCCGGACTGGGCTGGCGATGAGCATGACGTCAGTTCTGACGGAGGGTGAGCCCATCGCTGCCGGTGGGCTGGCGATGATCGCACAGAGCGGGGCGATCGGCAGCACCGTGGTCGAGCGGGCGCGGCTGGCCGGCGTGGGTATCTCCCACATCGTCAGCACCGGCAATCAGCGCGACATGGACATCCCCGACTTCGTGTCCTTCTTCGCCCGCAACGCGGATGTGGAGACAGTCGCGCTCTACGTCGAGTCCATTCGTGACGGTGCGCGGTTCGCTGCTGCCGTCGAGGAGCTGACCGCCGCCGGCAAACGGCTGGTGGCCTACCTCGGTGGACGCACGGACGCCGGCGAACAGGCGGCGGCCAGTCATACGGGCAAGATCGTCGGTCGCGGCGCGCTGGAACTCGCTCTGCTTCGAGCTCTCGGCGTCACGGTCGTCGACGACCCGGACGACCTATGGGTGCTGGGAACGGCGGAGGTTCCCACCGGATCGTTCCCGCGCCGGTGGGGCATGGTCGCGTACTCCGGCGGAATGGCGGTGCTCGCCACTGAGCAGCTTGCGGCCGCGGGGGTGACGTTCCCGAAGCTCTCGGACCAGACCCTGAGTCGCGTGCAGGAGCGGTCACCTCAGTTCGTGGCGGCGCACAACCCGCTCGACGTGGGCCCTGGATCGATGCCGCACGACTTTCGGGCCTATCTGTCTGCGGTCGCAGCCGACCCGGCGGTGGAGGCGATCTGCGTGCCGCTGCCGATGGGCGCCCGTGGCTGGAATCAGCAGAGCGTGGATGACGTCCTCACCGTGCGTAAGGAGTCCGGCAAGCCGTTCGTCGTTCTGTGGTACGGCGGCTTGGCGCTGCGACCGTACGTCGAACAGCTGCGTTCGCAAGGCGTGCTCGTCGCAGAGAAGCCCTCGGACCTCGGCCGTCTGGTATCCGCGATGCTCGGTCCTGAGCGTGAGCTGAGCTCCAGTCGTACGCCGTCGTTCGGCCCGTCGGAACCGGTCGATGCCGCACTCGGCGGCGCAGACGCGCTGCTCTCCCTCGAACGCGCCGGCCTCGACGTGGTCCCGATGCGGGTGTGCGTGGACGCCGAGGGCGCGATCAAGGCCGCCGCCGAGATCGGCTATCCCGTGGTCCTGAAGTCCGGCGCGGCCGAAGTCGCACACCGTCTGGAGTTGGGGCTCGTCCGTGTGGGACTGGCGAATGAAGCTGTGTTGACCGAGGCCTATTCGGAGATGGTCGCGCGAGCCACAGCGGCGGGCCTGCCAGGGGAGGGGCCATGGCTGGTTCAACAGATGGCTGCGGGGCGGGTTGAACTGGTGTTGACGGTACGCGACGCCGGGGAGTTGGGCGTCTTCGGCAGCGTCGGTCTGGGCGGCGCGGCTGTGGAGATTCTGCGGGACGTCGAGTCGGTCCCGCTGCCCTGCGACCTGTCCACGCTGGACCGAGCCCTTCGGCGGCTGCGGACGGCCGAACTGATGTTCGGCTACCGGGGGTCGGCCCCGGTGAGCACTGAGTGGGTACACCGCGCGCTGCACCGCCTCGCGGATGTGCTGCGGCGCGATGCTCTCGCGGAGATCGAGGTCAATCCCGCGCTCGTGGGACCGGACGGAGGCGTGATCGTGGACGCGCTTTCCGTCGCCCGCCGGCCTTGA
- a CDS encoding amidohydrolase family protein, with the protein MSVDAKPPVFDCDQHYYEPLDAFTRHCPKGWEERTVQIAQIGKRTRMLVGGRLDRTVTNPTFDPIVKPGAMTDYFRGNKAGRPLQEYLAQREPLPDYYRDRDARLKKMDEQEIDRVWMLPSLGMGIEEGLQYDVEAAAVAFKAFNRFLLDDWGYNYQDRIYTAPYLAFGDVDAAVAEVEHGLANGARIFVVRPQAVYTKDGWQSPGSEIFDPIWARIHEAGVTLVPHVGEIGGAGLDKYVDHHGNIIGGVAPPLEVAVGHDRAIGNYLGALTCDRLFERFPDLHIASVENGAEFLPLLLKGLNRANYQRPGYFASDPVEQFKTHVWVSPFWEDDLLEVVGYMGVDQVLFGSDYPHPEGLAEPRHYEKLAAELNDPAAERKIMWENTAMLTGLS; encoded by the coding sequence ATGAGCGTCGACGCCAAGCCTCCGGTCTTCGACTGCGACCAGCACTACTACGAACCTCTGGACGCGTTCACGCGGCACTGCCCGAAGGGGTGGGAGGAGCGGACCGTCCAGATCGCGCAGATCGGTAAGCGCACGCGCATGCTGGTCGGCGGGCGGTTGGACCGCACGGTGACGAACCCGACCTTCGACCCCATCGTGAAGCCCGGCGCCATGACCGACTACTTCCGGGGGAACAAGGCCGGGCGACCGCTGCAGGAGTACCTGGCCCAGCGGGAACCGCTCCCGGACTATTACCGCGACCGCGACGCTCGGCTGAAGAAGATGGACGAGCAGGAGATCGACCGGGTCTGGATGCTTCCGTCGCTCGGCATGGGAATCGAGGAGGGCCTCCAGTACGACGTGGAGGCAGCAGCGGTCGCCTTCAAGGCGTTCAACCGATTCCTGCTGGACGACTGGGGCTACAACTACCAGGACCGGATCTACACCGCGCCCTATCTCGCCTTCGGTGACGTCGACGCTGCCGTCGCCGAGGTGGAGCATGGCCTGGCGAACGGTGCTCGGATCTTCGTCGTGCGTCCGCAGGCCGTCTACACCAAGGACGGTTGGCAGAGTCCGGGCAGCGAGATCTTCGACCCGATCTGGGCCAGGATTCACGAGGCGGGGGTCACTCTCGTTCCTCACGTCGGCGAGATCGGTGGAGCCGGACTCGACAAGTACGTGGACCACCACGGGAACATCATCGGCGGCGTGGCACCGCCCCTGGAGGTGGCGGTGGGCCACGACCGGGCGATCGGGAACTATCTCGGCGCCCTGACCTGCGACCGCTTGTTCGAGCGATTCCCGGATCTCCACATCGCCTCGGTCGAGAACGGGGCGGAGTTCCTGCCGCTCCTGCTCAAGGGACTGAACCGTGCCAACTATCAGCGGCCCGGCTATTTCGCCTCCGACCCGGTCGAGCAGTTCAAGACCCACGTCTGGGTCTCGCCGTTCTGGGAGGACGACCTGCTGGAGGTCGTGGGTTACATGGGCGTCGATCAGGTCCTGTTCGGCTCCGACTACCCCCACCCCGAGGGCCTCGCGGAGCCGCGGCACTACGAGAAGCTTGCCGCTGAGCTGAACGACCCGGCCGCCGAGCGCAAGATCATGTGGGAGAACACCGCCATGCTGACGGGCCTGAGCTGA